Below is a window of Candidatus Hydrogenedentota bacterium DNA.
CTTGAACGCGATGTGCGCACACTTCGCCAGGTCGGTGACTTGACCCTCTTCCAGAGTTTCCTCCGCGTGCTCGCGGCGCGAAGCGGTCAACTGCTCAGCCTCGCGGATGTCGGGCGTGATTTGGGCATCGCGCTCAACACGGCGAAGGCGTGGCTCTCCGTATTGGAGGCCACGTATCAGGTCATTGTCCTGCGACCCTACCACGCGAGTATTGGAAAACGTCTCGTCAAGACACCCAAGGTCTACTTTACCGATGTCGGCACCTTGTGCTATCTGTCGGGACTGAAGGACCCCGATCACGCGCGCCAGGGTCCGCTCGCCGGAGCCATCTTCGAAACGGCCGTGCTGTCCGAGGTCTTTAAGACACTCCTCCACCGGGGAGAACCGCCCCAGTTGTACTTCTGGAGAACCGCAAGCGGCACCGAAGTGGATATTGTCGTGGAGACCGAAAGAAAACTGACTCCGATCGAGGTCAAGCTCTCGGAAACACCGCATCCAAATATGGCGAAGGGTATTCTTTCGTTTCAGGAGGACTTCGCCGGCCGCGCGGAGCCGGGATACGTCGTGCATCCGGGAACGACCCGGCTGCCGATTGCACTGGGGGTGACGGCACTTCCCTTCGGGGAACTATAGCGTTCGAGCCCTGTGTAATTATGCAATTACAATGCATAATTGCATGAAGGGCTTCAGCACTCTTTATCCTTCCTGAAACCCCGCGATCTCCACATGTGATGTCCTATTGGCTCTTTGCGCCCTTTCGGCAATTCGTCCACACTTGCCCTGCATGGGTGGTCCACGTCGATGCGGAGGACGGTCGCC
It encodes the following:
- a CDS encoding ATP-binding protein encodes the protein MEPVMPPSTYISRALEPVVRRAAREFPAVVLTGPRQSGKTTLLRHIFGAKCRYVSLETPDVRLAASADPRGFLDAYPPPVIFDEIQFAPDLMMYIKERIDERRDTPGQYLLTGSQNLLMVEQVTESLAGRAAMLRLLPLSFREVQGHTKSKLPWEGPKGNGASSGALHLSGTKLWKAFLRGNFPELARNPKRDSALWHASYIQTYLERDVRTLRQVGDLTLFQSFLRVLAARSGQLLSLADVGRDLGIALNTAKAWLSVLEATYQVIVLRPYHASIGKRLVKTPKVYFTDVGTLCYLSGLKDPDHARQGPLAGAIFETAVLSEVFKTLLHRGEPPQLYFWRTASGTEVDIVVETERKLTPIEVKLSETPHPNMAKGILSFQEDFAGRAEPGYVVHPGTTRLPIALGVTALPFGEL